GAACCCACACACCTAATGTTTTGGAGTGGTTAGAATTATGGTGGACTCGACATCATAATATCTCGTTACATAAGGCAGATTTGTTTTATAGTGGTAGGAATAGAGTACCTAGATTATAGTAAAGTAACAACCATCTCCAAAGTGGTGTTCAGAATCACATTAATGAAGATAATTAACCATATCTGGATTTCTTGTGTCCTGTGCTCATTAGACGACAAACTGAGCCTAAATTCTCCTTTTGTTAGTTGCAACGATGCAGGATGCTTTTCATCTATCTATACTTTGTTATTGCCCATTTCTGTCAATATTGTGAGAGTCAAGGTAGTGCATGATTCACTGATTAGATAAGTGTCTACATTGCCTCCAAGGTATTCAAAGTTAGTTCTTTTTGTTTActtatttttgtttccttttctttACTGTAATTAGGGTTATATAACTAATCAAAGGGAAAACAAACTAAACATACATGTAAAAAGTTGAGCTCCTTGGTCAGATTGGCATGCTTCACCAAACCGCTTAATTTCTGTTGGTATATGTGGAGATCTAGAATGTCTATTTCTTTGATTTGAATTGGATCATAATCACCAAATTGGAAAATGGATAAAAGAAACTGTAATTACAATAAAATGTGGGTAGAAGATGATATTACAAGACTGATTTACAGAGGCCACATGCTATGAGTGAGGGCTTATAGTCAGAAATGAATCCAATGATTCTACAAGGTGTAGGAAAGGGCATCTAAATCCCTATTTCCTCCATCATAATCATCAGCATGAACAAGTTCTAGCTATGAATCACAACTATATTGTATGAGCTACATGTGTACTTGGATCGTTTCCCTTAATTAAACTATGTGTAATGTAATATTGTCTAATCCATTCATAAAAGGTTATCTTGTCTAATTCTTTCAGGATCCAAGTAGAAATATCAACACAAAAAGTGTATATTTTGTAGCAAATAACTTGAATAATCAAACAAGATGCTGTATTTTCAACTGAGTTTATTTTCACATATATCTTTACAAGATTATAATGAGTTAAAGCTATGTTGACATAGTAAAGGAATAGTACCTGCAGTTATCGAGATTCATCTTTTTCTTAGCAAGTAAATCTTTCAACCTCCCTGGAGTGGCGACAACAATATGCACCCCTTTCTTGATCACCTCAAGTTGTGACCTCATGTTGACACCACCAATACATAACAACGGCCTCAGCTCTGGGTAGCCATGCTTCTTCAGAGGAAGAAGGAACTGCTCTACGACCTCATAAGTTTGACGAGCAAGCTCCCTCGAAGGGCACACCACGAGTCCAAATGGGCCCTCGCCGGGCACTATTGGCATCATAAGCTCCTCTTGCAGCGCTGTCATAATCAGAGGGAGCACAAAGACCAATGTTTTACCCGAACCAGTGAAGGCAATACCAATCATGTCTCGCCCCGACAGGATTACTGGAAGACCCTGCACCTGGATGGGGGTGGGCTGGAGGATCCCCTTTTCCTTCAGCTTCTGGAGGACAGGCTCCGGAAATCGCATATCGCGGAAGGTCCTTATCGGGGCCGGCACGTCGTCGCCGTCAACGAGGATGTGCCACTTGCGGCGGATGGCGTCGGCTTGAGCCGCAGACAACCGTCGGATAGCAAGCGGAGGCCTCCACCCAGTGGGCATCGGCTCGGTGTAGGTAATGCCCTTGGCGAGTTCACGGACAGACATAAGAGTCTTCCGGTCAGAGAGGTGCTCGATCATCTCCTTCTCCTGCTGGACGAGCTGCTCGGTAGGGCTGACCTCGGGGAGCTCACGCTTGAGCTGGGAGGCCTTGACGAGGAGGCTAGGTTTAACCTCGGCGATCGGGGGGCGTGGATCGGAGGCAGGGTCATCGGATTGGGCGGCGACGGAGGAGGCGGATTGGCTCTTGCGCTTGAGGACCTTCAAGGCTTCCATAGCCCGGCGTTTGTGGACAGGTACGTAGTCTTCATAGTCATCATCGTAGTTGTCCAGGCGTTCAGGTATGCGTTTTCCGGAGATCGCCATAGGCGAGCGGAGGGAGAGAGTGTCGGCGAGCGGGGAGAGAGAAGAGGGCAAGGTGTCGGCCAGCGAAGGGAGACGGAAGAAAAGAGGGCAAGGTGTCGACTGTTTGGAAACTGAATACTCCCTGCTCCACTTTTTATAACCGAAaaaattctgttttttttttgaccgaattttttttttaaccgaAAAAATTctgtttg
This window of the Zingiber officinale cultivar Zhangliang chromosome 3B, Zo_v1.1, whole genome shotgun sequence genome carries:
- the LOC122056473 gene encoding DEAD-box ATP-dependent RNA helicase 35-like, encoding MAISGKRIPERLDNYDDDYEDYVPVHKRRAMEALKVLKRKSQSASSVAAQSDDPASDPRPPIAEVKPSLLVKASQLKRELPEVSPTEQLVQQEKEMIEHLSDRKTLMSVRELAKGITYTEPMPTGWRPPLAIRRLSAAQADAIRRKWHILVDGDDVPAPIRTFRDMRFPEPVLQKLKEKGILQPTPIQVQGLPVILSGRDMIGIAFTGSGKTLVFVLPLIMTALQEELMMPIVPGEGPFGLVVCPSRELARQTYEVVEQFLLPLKKHGYPELRPLLCIGGVNMRSQLEVIKKGVHIVVATPGRLKDLLAKKKMNLDNCSYLTLDEADRLVDLGFEEDIREVFDHFKSQRQTLLFSATMPTKIQNFAKNALVKPVIVNVGRAGAANLDVIQEVEYVKQEAKLVYLLECLQKTPPPVLVFCENKADVDDIHEYLLHKGVEAVAIHGGKDQEDREYAISSFKSGKKDVLVATDVASKGLDFPDIQHVINYDMPAEIENYVHRIGRTGRCGKTGIATTFINKNQTEMTLLDLKHLLQEAKQRIPPVLAELNDPMEDGDVLTSASGVKGCAYCGGLGHRIRDCPKLEHQKSIAIAGSRRDYFGSGGYRGEM